GTCTGGAAGCCGCTCAGACGTTGATACGCGGCGCGGTGCGCCATCTGAACAGCGGCGGTGAGCTGCGCATCGTCGCTAACGCCTTCCTGCCGTACCCGGACGTATTAGATCAGACCTTCGGTTTCCATGAAGTGCTCGCCCAGACCGGACGTTTCAAGGTTTACCGCACAGTAATGACGCGCCAGGCGCTGAAATAATCACTCTTCTCCCGGCGAGCGCTGTTCGCCGGGTCTCCCCGATTTACCCATTCACAGCGCCCATTTTTGCAGCAATCAGTGTTGCTCTCAGCAATTAACTATTGACGAAAAGTTGAAAACATCTAGAATGCGCCTCCGTGGTAACGATACTTCAAAGGTATCGATGGTATGCGAAGGTGGCGGAATTGGTAGACGCGCTAGCTTCAGGTGTTAGTGTCCTTACGGACGTGGGGGTTCAAGTCCCCCCCCTCGCACCATAAACCACGCAGATATCGCTCGCACTGTGCGAAGGTGGCGGAATTGGTAGACGCGCTAGCTTCAGGTGTTAGTGTTCTTACGGACGTGGGGGTTCAAGTCCCCCCCCTCGCACCAACGAGGCGATATCTAAAAAGTAAGATGACTGTGCGAAGGTGGCGGAATTGGTAGACGCGCTAGCTTCAGGTGTTAGTGTCCTTACGGACGTGGGGGTTCAAGTCCCCCCCCTCGCACCAGATATCTTATACTCTCCCTGTATGACTCCCCCGTTACACCATCATTTTCAAATTCAGCAGCATCATTATCATCCCCCCGACAAGCGCAACGCCCGAAGGCAACAAAACAAAATGTCGTAACCGCTTATGGTAAAGCATCGCCGGAGTCAGCAATAAACCCAGCAAAATCACCATCCGCCATGCGTCGATCGAAAGATCAGCCAGTGCCAGAACGGCAACAATCATGCCCGGCAGGACGATCCCCCAACCACTTCCCAGCGCTCGCTGCAACATGTTTCCATCTCTGATATCGATAATGATAACCAATATCATATGACATCATTTCTCATTTGTCAGCATACTGCCAATACCACAGTATGAAGATCGCTCATCTTCTGATGACAGACATTCCTTAAGGTGATAAATTAAGCGCTGCTTAAATAAAAATCCAAATCACTAATTTTTCGCGATGACTGTTTCTTCGCGTTATTTCTTTTCTTATCGACTCACTGCGTAGTACTACATTGTGGATAAATAACGATTTTTAGGTATGACATTACAAACCTGGCAATCTCTGTGTAACAAGAGATATCGTTTGTCGCTGCGACTCTTCTTGCTGCTCAATGCACTCTCAGCAATGTTCTCCATGGCTCTGCCGCTCTATAACCTGCGCGCCTTCACGCTACCAGCGTGTATTATTTTTGCGGTGAGCGTTTTGTTGCCCGTATGGCACAGATACTATCCGAAAAAGAAAATCAGTATCCCATTGATTTCTCTTATGTTTGGCTGCCTTTGGGCATGGCATGTAATCGTGAGGATCGATTTACTCCAGCACAACACCTCATCGTATTTGCTGATCGCCCTCCTGAATGTTCTCTTTATTGGCTCGATTGCTTTTTCTAATAACATTGCCGCGTTCCTGCTGCATTCATTGCCGGTATTCGCCGCTTGTCTCTATTTCTCCGGATCGGAGAGCGAGCTCCGTTTAATATTTAGTTTTGCTTTGCCGGTATTAGGTATCTCCATACAACATGCAATTCAGAAGCGTAATGATAATTTCGCCCAGGCATTAATGAACCGTTTAATGCAGGAACGGAAAACCCTGAACGATTTGAGCATGCTGGATCCCCTTACCGGGTTGTATAACCGTCGCGGCCTGCAATCCAAAATCGATAACCTGCTGGCACTGGATGATAGTTCACGGTTTGTACTGCTGCTGGATATCGACCACTTCAAAGCTTATAACGACCACTACGGCCATATGATGGGCGATCAGGCGCTAATTCGCGTCTCTGCCGCATTGCGCGATGCCGTGCGTTCCCGCGATATCGTCGCGCGCTTTGGCGGTGAAGAATTCATGATCCTGCTGAATAATACCGATCTGGAACATGCGCGCCTGGCTGCCGAGCGTATTCGGCAGAAAGTGTACGATCTGAAGATTCCGCATATGTTTAATGAAAGTGTCGCCACGAATGTCACCATCAGCATTGGTATTGCACCGTTGCTGGATGACAATATCGACGCCGCTATTGAGCGGGCAGATAAAGCGTTATATGAAGCCAAGCATTTGGGCCGCAACAATATTCTGGTGAGCGGGGAATTGCGCCTCGCCTGAGGCGTAGCAGCACCAACTTTACGATAAAAATCTTGCTATCGATTTTACCTCTGGATAGGATTAGCAATCATTATCATTTAGATTCCGCATCCAGCTGGCGCCATGACCTATCGCACCGCATCGATCACTGAACATGCTATCTGGCGAAGCCGTCTCGTTGATGAACGCGATTCGCTGGCTAATGCTATGCGGGAAGCCATCGCCAGCACGCGCTCCCACTTACTCGATTTTATTCGCCTTAATGAACCAGCGCCCTGGCAAGCACAGACACTGGCGGAATGGTCACGGCCTACCACGTTGCAATCGCTGATTGCGACCTATTCCGATCATATTTACCGTCATCAAATGGCGCAGCCGCGCGAAAACAAACCGCTGCTGTCACTATGGGCACAATGGTATCTGGGATTAATGGTACCGCCCTTGCTACTGGCGTTGTTAACGCAGAAAAGTGCCATTAGCCTCGCACCTGAACATTTTCACGTTGAATTTCATGAAACGGGTCGCGCGGCCTGTTTCTGGATTGATGTGCAGCAGGATCATCAACTGACCTTACAAAATGATGCGCAGCGGATTACTGCACTGGCTTCGCAGGCGATGCTCCCGGTAGTTCAGGCACTGGAAGCCACGGGCGATATCAACGGCAAACTTATCTGGAGCAATACCGGCTATCTGATCAACTGGTGTCTGGGTGAGATGATCCCGCAACTGGGTGAAGCTCGCGTCGCGGCATTACGCCAGACCTGCTTCTTCGAAAAACAGCTTTCCGATGGCAGCGATAATCCGCTGTGGCGCACTGTTGTGCTGCGCGATGGCGCGCTGGTACGTCGTACCTGTTGCCAGCGTTACCGGTTGCCGGATGTGCAACAGTGCGGTGACTGCACGCTGAAATAATCAGGGAGGCGTTACGCCTCCCTTATGATTCTCCTTGATCCTGTTTTAAGCGACCTGTTTTTCATCCTCTGTACGCTGTGCCTCTTCCGCTTCCTGCTCCAGGAGCTGTTTCTCATACACTTTAAAGAAAGGGAAATAGATGACAGCTGAAATACAGGCCAGCAGTACGACAAGAATTGCGGCACGGAAATCCCAGCCGAGCGCCCACGCCCCGCCAATCGGTGCAGGCGCCGTCCACGGCACAACAGAAATCACTCTGCCGATCAGATCCAGCTTCATGGCTGCCCACGCAATAATGGCATTGACCGTCGGTGCCAGCAGGAAAGGAATAAAGAACACCGGATTCATGACGATCGGGGTGCCGAAAATCACCGGCTCATTGATATTGAAGATGCTGGGTACGACGCTCAACCGGCCAATCGAACGCAGGTGAACCGAGCGGCTGCGTAAATAGCAGAACACCAGCCCCATTGTTGCACCGGAGCCACCTATCACGATAAAGAAAGTCCAGAACGCTTCCATAAAGATATGCGGCAACGGCGCGCCCTGTGCCAGTGCGCTCTGGTTGATCCCCAGATTGGTTAACCAGAACATTTGCAGCATGCCCGAAACAATGGCCGCGCCATGAATACCGGCAAACCACAACAGATGAGCAATAATCACCGCCAGCAGGATCGCCGGAAGAGAATCCGCCGCCGCCACCAGCGGTTTGAACAGCGCCATAATCGCCTGTGGGATGAGCATATTGAACTGCGACTGGATCAGCAGGCTTAACGGGTAGAGTGTCAGCACGACGACAAGTACCGGGATCAGCAGATCAAATGAGTTTTTGATCATCGGCGGCACCTGGTCCGGCAGGCGAATGCCAATATTGTGCGCCTTCAGGAAACGCATCATTTCGACACAGTAAATCGCCACCAGTATTGCGGTGAAAATACCGGTTCCGCCCAGGCTGTCCACCGGAAGCGTACCGTTGGTTTTCGGTGCCGCAACCAGTAAAAACGCCATCAGCGACAGCATTGCGCACATGAAAGGGTCGAGCTGGTGCGATTTCACGTAATGCTTACCGAGGTTATAAGCAATCGCCGCACAGATATAAATGGACATAATGCCCATCGTCATATCGAAAGGCGTGAGGATCCGCCCTTCATACTGTTTCGCCAGATCCAGCCAGGCGCGCGCAAAGCCCCAGGTGGTATCCGGTGAAAAGGGCGGATAGGCAAAGACCAATAAGAATGAGCCAACAATCATAAACGGCATCGCAGAAATGAAGCCGTCACGGATGGCCATAACATGACGTTGAGAAGAGATCCGCCCGGCGATCGGGCTGACGTAGTTTTCTATAAACCGGAAAATCAGGTTAAACGCAGCATGGTTAGCAGACATATCAGCTCTCCTGTCAGGCTAAAAAAATAAGCGCACCAGCGAATGTTTTGCCGTGCAGCGATCCATTTTTAGGTTTGAAACCATGCGGTTTTTTAAACCAGCATTACGACAAAGCAGTGTAGGTTTCATAGACGGCTCTTTATTTGATTTTATGTACAGAAGGAAGGACAAAATCAGTATTAACCCGCAATGTGGACACTGCAACCGGTTACTGTAACCGGTTTCCGCGATTGTGAAGGCGATCGAGAAACTTTGTAGAGTGGTTTGTTACATCGGGATATTTACATGGATAACAGGCTTATGACAGATTAATAGCGGTCCCAGGCAGGAGAACATCATGAGTTTGCAGTCCGTGCGGCAATTCTTTGCCGACAACGCCCCCGATATCGATATTATTGAACTGAACCAAAGTACCGCGACTGTTGCACTGGCCGCTGCCGCGCACCATGTTGAACCAGGGCAAATCGCCAAGACGCTGTCATTAAAAGTGAAAAACGAAGTCATTCTCGTGGTTGCTAAAGGCGACGCGCGCCTGGATAACAAAAAACTGAAAAACACCTTTGGTGCGAAAGCTCGCATGCTGAGTAGCGATGAGGTCGTTACGGTTACCGGGCACCCGGTGGGCGGCGTCTGTCCGTTTGGGTTAGAAAACCCACTGACAATCTATTGTGATATCTCACTAAAACAATATCCGGAAGTCCTGCCCGCTGCGGGAGCTACCCATAGCGCAGTCCGCATTTCTCCTGAGCGAATGGCTGAACTCACACGCGCAAAATGGATTGACGTTTGCCTGTAACGTCTCAGCGCCAGGTACAGCACGCCTGGCGCTGAGACGTCTCTGAACTACATCAACTCCGACGCTGAACGAGGAGCTGGTGGGCTCCAGGTCAGAATATCTGCGGCATCCAATAACCCGACGTCAGACGTAACACCCAGCTTCGTCATCGCATTGAATTTATGCGCGCGGATGGTTTTCACATTCCGATCCAACAGCGAGGCTATCTCGGCCAGCGAGAAACCGCGCGTCAGGTAATTCAGGATCTCCCACTCTGTCGGGCTGAGCATACGGCACTGGCTCACGTACCAATTATTAATCATGTTCTCATTAATGCGCCGGGTTTCACCCAGTAGCATCCCCAGTTGTTCCTGTAACACAGGCAGCGGAGACGATTTGCTCAAAATACCATGCAGCCGCGAGGGAGAGAGATGCCCGACCAACTGGGCCTCCCGATCGTCTCCCGCCAGAACAATATGCTGAACACCCGGGTGAGAAAGCGAAAGCCAGTGCAAACACATCAGGCACTCCCGCCGCTCTTTCCGGTGCCCAAAAAGTGAATAGATAACGGAAAAAAAGGGCGTGTGCTTCAGTACCTGATGAAACACCGAATGCTCTTTAAAAAAATGAAACGAATACTGATTAATAGACGATTCACTAAATAAATGTCGTAATCCCTCCCGACTCATTGTGCACTTTTCAATAATGGCGACATTTCCCTTTTTGTAGCTATTTTCCATTCATTTCGGTCTCCATACATCGTGCCTGAATTCAACTCAGCCATTCCCTGGCTGCTATTAATCCATATATATAAATCTGCATTACTCCGTAATGATAACCGCCTCATTGCACTATTTTTCTGCGCACTCACTGTTTTATTACTTTTTTTGAGCAGCATTGCAATTTGGTTTATTCCCCAGCCTTTTCCAAGAAGACGTAACACGTTACGTTCAGATAGGGTAAGTATTTTACTTAGGGGAGCATTAGCCGCACTCCTGCTCATTCCCTCTGGCATAAGCACCTGGCTAATTTCTCCTTCGCTCCCATATCCGTGGCGAATAGCATTAATCACCCCTTCAACGGGCTCCTGGCTGGAGAGCAACGTAATACGCGGGCGTAACAAAAACTCCATTGCCACAGGCAGCACCGTACGTGGGGTGAAAAAGATCCAGTGTGAGCTATCACTTTGAGAAAAAAGAGAATAATAATTCTGACAGCGTCTTCTTGCATAGAAAAGCTCGTCAGAGATGTCAACAATGACCAGGCGAGCACTCTTTAATTGCAGCAGATCTATCTCTTCTACACAGGAATAATAATTGAGGATGTATTCAGGAAAATGACGTTCAAGTATACCGCCAATCCCGGCCCTGAGAACCGGAGTCTGGCTAATAACAATCCCATGAGTGTTGTCTGCTGATAACATAAAATCTCCACGTCCATTTGCGAGTTCTATCAATCCGCACGATGACTTTTTCCAATAGGAGCCAATAATAACCACAGATAATGACATTATCTGGATAAGCGTCGCCGTAAGAATTGGCGAAATTTATGAGTTGGGGTCAAACATAAAGAGCCGGAATTATAGTATTACCAACTTACATGTCAATATAACATACAGCCCGCCAGATTATCTCGCGTATTATTAAAAAATAAAAAGGAAATTTAAAATAATCAAAGACAATATAATTAAGATAAAAACAATAATCTTAACAAATGTTTAAGAAATACTTTACGAAAACCAGTCTGTTAGTCGCAAATAATACCTCCTCTTTTCTTTTCATATGATTTTTTATAAAAAAACCTTAAATGAATTCTTAACCGGGTAATTAAGAAGACTTCAGAGCAAACTTCAGCGTGACTTACTGCACAAATCTTGATCTACCTGAGCGCCATTCTGCCTGTCACTTGTGCTAAAACTATCTTTTACGCTCCATCCTTCGTGAGCGTTGTGTTAACAGGTACCAGGGTAATCATGCAAACAGACCAGTCATCACAGCGTGTTATTACGCGGCTGTGTATTCAGTGTGGCCTTTTTTTGTTGCAGCATGGCGCTGAGAGCGCATTAGTGGAAGAGCTATCAACGCGTCTGGGCATCGCGTTGGGTATGGACAGCGTTGAAAGTCTCATCTCCTCTAACGCCATCGTTCTGACAACCATCAAAGATGGGCAATGCCTGACTTCAACACGTAAAAACAGCGATCGCGGTATCAATATGCACGTAGTAACGGAAATACAGCATATCGTGATCATGACCGAACATAAGTTGCTGGATGCCAGAGACGTTGAAAAGCGATTTGCCCAGGTTAAACCGCTGCGCTACCCACGCTGGCTGGTCACGCTTATGGTTGGCCTTTCCTGTGCCTGTTTCTGCCAACTCAATAAAGGCGGATGGGACGGCGCATTTATTACATTTTGCGCCAGCAGCGTGGCGATGTATGTGCGGCTGCTACTGGCGAATCGCCATATGCATCCACAGATTAATTTCTGCATTACCGCCTTTGTGGCCACGACCGTTTCCGGCTTGATGCTGACTCTTCCTGCCTTTATTCATTCATCAACCGTCGCCATGGCCGCCAGCGTGCTGTTGCTGGTCCCCGGCTTTCCGCTGATCAACGCGGTTGCTGATATGTTCAAAGGCCATATCAACACCGGTCTTGCGCGCTGGGCCATCGCCAGCTTATTAACCCTCGCCACCTGTATCGGTGTGGTAATGGCAATGACACTGTGGGGGCTACGCGGATGGATGTGATCGCCTTTGTTCTGGCTCTTATACAAGATATGTTGCTGGCCGCAATCCCCGCAGTCGGGTTTGCCATGGTTTTCAACGTTCCCCATCGTGCCCTGCCCTGGTGTGCGCTCCTTGGCGCACTGGGCCACGGTTCCCGCTTTGCGCTGATGTACTGGGGTTTCAATATCGAATGGTCAACCTTTGTGGCCGCCATGCTGGTGGGATCGATAGGCATTCGCTGGTCGCGATGGTATCTGGCGCATCCTAAAGTGTTTACCGTGGCGGCAGTCATTCCCATGTTTCCGGGCATCTCGGCCTACACAGCGATGGTTTCGGCCGTGAAAATCGGCCACTTTGGTTACAGCGAAGAGTTAATGATCCTGTTACTGACGAATTTCCTGAAAGCCTCATCGATCGTTGGCGCGCTTTCTATTGGCCTGTCGATTCCCGGTCTGTGGATATACCGCAAACGCCCGCGCGTTTGAGATTTGTTTTCTGTCGCGGCCATGGTGATAATCCACAGACAAATGACGGCCAGTAAGGAGTGGATGTGGAACACCGTGGCAGCGATCTTTCCGAACATTTTGATGAATCCAACCTGAAAGACAAAATTTTCATCAGCGCCATCGCTCTGTTTGCCGAATACGGCCTGACAGGCGCACGCATGGAGCAAATCGCCGAGCGCTCCGCCACCACAAAACGCATGGTGGTGTACCATTTCAAAACCAAAGAAAACCTCTATTTACAGGTACTTGAATATGTCTACACCATGATTCGCCGCAGCGAGAAAAAGCTGAATCTTGCGGATATGCCGCCCGTAGAGGCGATGGTGCAACTGGTCGAAAGCACTTTCGATTACCATGCCGCTCACCCTGATTTCATTCGTATTATCTGTATGGAGAACATGCAGCGCGGGCGTTTTATTCAGCAATCGGTCCTGCTGCGCGATGTGAACCGCAGCGCGCTGACCTTACTGGAAGATATTCTCCGCCGCGGCCAGCAAAAAAGGCTGTTCAATAAAAACGTCAATGCCCGCGATGTGCACCGTCTGATGAGCAGTTTCAGCTTTCACTACGTCGCCAACAGCTACTCTTTTTCCATGCTGTTTGAAGAGAACCCTGATGCGACTGCGCAGCGCCAGTACTATCGGGAGATGGCAGTCGAGGTTGTGCTACGTTATACCTGCCCGTAAAAAAATATCTTGCAATTAAATCGCACACTACATATATTAAAAAACATGAAAACGACACCGACCAAAAACGCACAGCTCGCCTTAGATAACCAGTTTTGTTTTGCACTCTACTCAACAAACCTGGCGCTGCATAAGCTTTACCGGCAGCTTCTGGCTCCGCTGAATCTTACTTATCCACAGTATCTGGTCATGCTGGTACTGTGGGAGCAGGACGATATCACCGTGTCAGAGATTGGTGAGCGCCTGTTTCTGGATTCAGCAACGCTGACGCCGCTGCTTAAACGGCTGGAAAGCGCAGGGCTGATCCGCCGTCAGCGTTCACGCCAGGATGAGCGGCAAGTGGTGATTACGTTGAGTGAAAGCGGGCGCGCATTGCAGCAGCAAGCGACGTCCATTCCGGAAGCGATAGGCTGTGCCATGGCCTGCGATAGCGCGACGCTGCACGATATCAAGCAGCAACTGGAACAGCTTCGCCAGAACTTTCAACGGGCATAAACTCCCTTTCGTGGGGAGTTTATCTCAACCAACTAAATAGCACGCTATTTTATAGCAACCAATCAAGATAATTAAGGAACCTGCCATGTCATTAGAAAAAGTCGTCTACACCGCTAAAGCTAAAGCCACCGGAGGCCGTGACGGCCGCGCAACCTCTTCTGACGGCGTCCTGGATGTCAAACTGGGCGTACCAAAAGAGATGGGCGGCGCGGGCGGTGAAGTGACCAACCCGGAACAACTGTTCGCTGCGGGCTACTCCGCCTGCTTCCTGGGCGCCATGAAGTTCGTCGCTGGCCGCGACAAAATTGCCATTCCGAAAGACGCATTTATCGAAGGTGAAGTCGGCATTGGTCCGCTGCCTACCGGTTTCGGTATCGAAGCGAAACTGAATATCCATCTGCCAGGTATGGACGCAGCCGAAGCGAAAAAACTGGTCGATGCCGCGCATATCGTTTGCCCTTATTCTAACGCCACCCGTGGCAACATCGACGTTACGCTGAACATTATTGCGTAACACGCAAGCGACACGTTGAGAAAATCAACAGCCGGGGAAACCCGGCTTTTTTCATGCTGTACTGCCCTTTCCGTTCACTGTGTTACTATGTGTCATTATGCCTGTGTGAAAAAAACACAGAGCGCCTTATCCGTAGTAATCCTGTTTGAGAACGCGTTATGTCTTCCAGAATCCTGACATCGAATGTCATCGGCATTGATGAATTTGTGCGCGATCACGCCAGTGTTCTGGCCCGTACGGAAGGCGGCGCTGTCGCTGTTTTTGCTAATAACAGCCCCGCGTTTTATGCCGTTACGCCGCAACGCCTTGAGCAATTACTGGCGCTTGAAGCCCGCCTTGCGCGGCCAGCCAGTGACATTGCCCTTGATGCACAATTTTATGAAGAACCCACCGCCGCGCCGGTGAATGTGCCAATGGGCAAATTCGCCATGTATGCAGGCTGGCAGCCGGATGCAGATTTCCAGCGTCTGGCTGCGTTGTGGGGCATTGCGTTAACGCAGCCCGTTACGCCAGAAGAGCTGGCCTCGTTTGTTGCCTACTGGCAGGCCGAAGGCAAAGTGTTCCACCATGTGCAGTGGCAGCAAAAGCTGGCGCGCAGCGTACAAATCGGTCGTACCAGCCAGAATAGCGCGGCGAAACGCGATATCAATGCACTATCAGAACCGGACAATCAAATCCCACCAGGCTTTAGAGGATAACGATGAAAAACGTCGGCGAATTGATGAAGCGACTGCAAAAGATGATGCCCGCCAACACCGTGCCTGCCTTTAAAACGGGCGAGGAGCTAATGGCCTGGCAGAAAGAACAGGGCGCAATCCGTTCGGCGGCGCTGGAGCGAGAAAACCGCGCAATGAAAATGCAGCGCACGTTTAATCGCTCCGGCATTCGTCCGCTGCACCAGAACTGCTCTTTTGAAAATTACCGGGTCGAAACGGAGGGCCAGATGCGTGCCCTCAGCCAGGCGCGTCAATATGTCGAAGAGTTTGAAGGCAATATCGCCAGTTTTATCTTTTCCGGCAAACCAGGCACCGGCAAGAATCACCTCGCCGCCGCTATCTGCAATGAACTGTTGCTGCGCGGTAAATCGGTGCTGATCATTACCGTTGCCGACATTATGTCTGCGATGAAAGAGACGTTCGGCAATCGCGAAAGCAGTGAAGAACAGTTGCTGAACGATTTAAGCAGCGTCGATCTGCTGGTGATTGACGAAATCGGCATGCAGACAGAATCCCGCTACGAAAAAGTCATTATCAATCAGATAGTCGACAGGCGTTCTTCGTCCAAACGCCCGACCGGCATGCTCACTAACAGCAATCTGGAAGAGATGAATAAGCTGCTGGGCGAGCGCGTAATGGACAGGATGCGTCTCGGCAACAGTCTGTGGGTGATCTTCAACTGGGAGAGCTACCGTAGCCGCGTCACCGGTAAAGAGTATTGAGAGTTTTCACCTCTGTGGCGGATCTGCGCAGGTGTATACTCAGCGCTTTACTGAAACATCGGGATCTGCACGATATGAAATTCGCCAAACGCCTGCTCTGCGCTGCTGCCATCAGCAGCGCC
Above is a genomic segment from Kosakonia radicincitans DSM 16656 containing:
- a CDS encoding TetR family transcriptional regulator, with the translated sequence MEHRGSDLSEHFDESNLKDKIFISAIALFAEYGLTGARMEQIAERSATTKRMVVYHFKTKENLYLQVLEYVYTMIRRSEKKLNLADMPPVEAMVQLVESTFDYHAAHPDFIRIICMENMQRGRFIQQSVLLRDVNRSALTLLEDILRRGQQKRLFNKNVNARDVHRLMSSFSFHYVANSYSFSMLFEENPDATAQRQYYREMAVEVVLRYTCP
- a CDS encoding GGDEF domain-containing protein: MTLQTWQSLCNKRYRLSLRLFLLLNALSAMFSMALPLYNLRAFTLPACIIFAVSVLLPVWHRYYPKKKISIPLISLMFGCLWAWHVIVRIDLLQHNTSSYLLIALLNVLFIGSIAFSNNIAAFLLHSLPVFAACLYFSGSESELRLIFSFALPVLGISIQHAIQKRNDNFAQALMNRLMQERKTLNDLSMLDPLTGLYNRRGLQSKIDNLLALDDSSRFVLLLDIDHFKAYNDHYGHMMGDQALIRVSAALRDAVRSRDIVARFGGEEFMILLNNTDLEHARLAAERIRQKVYDLKIPHMFNESVATNVTISIGIAPLLDDNIDAAIERADKALYEAKHLGRNNILVSGELRLA
- a CDS encoding DUF1435 domain-containing protein, whose product is MILVIIIDIRDGNMLQRALGSGWGIVLPGMIVAVLALADLSIDAWRMVILLGLLLTPAMLYHKRLRHFVLLPSGVALVGGMIMMLLNLKMMV
- a CDS encoding YbaK/EbsC family protein, encoding MSLQSVRQFFADNAPDIDIIELNQSTATVALAAAAHHVEPGQIAKTLSLKVKNEVILVVAKGDARLDNKKLKNTFGAKARMLSSDEVVTVTGHPVGGVCPFGLENPLTIYCDISLKQYPEVLPAAGATHSAVRISPERMAELTRAKWIDVCL
- a CDS encoding helix-turn-helix domain-containing protein, which produces MLSADNTHGIVISQTPVLRAGIGGILERHFPEYILNYYSCVEEIDLLQLKSARLVIVDISDELFYARRRCQNYYSLFSQSDSSHWIFFTPRTVLPVAMEFLLRPRITLLSSQEPVEGVINAIRHGYGSEGEISQVLMPEGMSRSAANAPLSKILTLSERNVLRLLGKGWGINQIAMLLKKSNKTVSAQKNSAMRRLSLRSNADLYIWINSSQGMAELNSGTMYGDRNEWKIATKREMSPLLKSAQ
- the fhuF gene encoding siderophore-iron reductase FhuF, which gives rise to MTYRTASITEHAIWRSRLVDERDSLANAMREAIASTRSHLLDFIRLNEPAPWQAQTLAEWSRPTTLQSLIATYSDHIYRHQMAQPRENKPLLSLWAQWYLGLMVPPLLLALLTQKSAISLAPEHFHVEFHETGRAACFWIDVQQDHQLTLQNDAQRITALASQAMLPVVQALEATGDINGKLIWSNTGYLINWCLGEMIPQLGEARVAALRQTCFFEKQLSDGSDNPLWRTVVLRDGALVRRTCCQRYRLPDVQQCGDCTLK
- a CDS encoding MarR family winged helix-turn-helix transcriptional regulator produces the protein MKTTPTKNAQLALDNQFCFALYSTNLALHKLYRQLLAPLNLTYPQYLVMLVLWEQDDITVSEIGERLFLDSATLTPLLKRLESAGLIRRQRSRQDERQVVITLSESGRALQQQATSIPEAIGCAMACDSATLHDIKQQLEQLRQNFQRA
- the dnaT gene encoding primosomal protein DnaT — translated: MSSRILTSNVIGIDEFVRDHASVLARTEGGAVAVFANNSPAFYAVTPQRLEQLLALEARLARPASDIALDAQFYEEPTAAPVNVPMGKFAMYAGWQPDADFQRLAALWGIALTQPVTPEELASFVAYWQAEGKVFHHVQWQQKLARSVQIGRTSQNSAAKRDINALSEPDNQIPPGFRG
- a CDS encoding PTS cellobiose transporter subunit IIC, which produces MSANHAAFNLIFRFIENYVSPIAGRISSQRHVMAIRDGFISAMPFMIVGSFLLVFAYPPFSPDTTWGFARAWLDLAKQYEGRILTPFDMTMGIMSIYICAAIAYNLGKHYVKSHQLDPFMCAMLSLMAFLLVAAPKTNGTLPVDSLGGTGIFTAILVAIYCVEMMRFLKAHNIGIRLPDQVPPMIKNSFDLLIPVLVVVLTLYPLSLLIQSQFNMLIPQAIMALFKPLVAAADSLPAILLAVIIAHLLWFAGIHGAAIVSGMLQMFWLTNLGINQSALAQGAPLPHIFMEAFWTFFIVIGGSGATMGLVFCYLRSRSVHLRSIGRLSVVPSIFNINEPVIFGTPIVMNPVFFIPFLLAPTVNAIIAWAAMKLDLIGRVISVVPWTAPAPIGGAWALGWDFRAAILVVLLACISAVIYFPFFKVYEKQLLEQEAEEAQRTEDEKQVA
- a CDS encoding threonine/serine exporter, whose translation is MDVIAFVLALIQDMLLAAIPAVGFAMVFNVPHRALPWCALLGALGHGSRFALMYWGFNIEWSTFVAAMLVGSIGIRWSRWYLAHPKVFTVAAVIPMFPGISAYTAMVSAVKIGHFGYSEELMILLLTNFLKASSIVGALSIGLSIPGLWIYRKRPRV
- the bglJ gene encoding DNA-binding transcriptional activator BglJ, which gives rise to MSREGLRHLFSESSINQYSFHFFKEHSVFHQVLKHTPFFSVIYSLFGHRKERRECLMCLHWLSLSHPGVQHIVLAGDDREAQLVGHLSPSRLHGILSKSSPLPVLQEQLGMLLGETRRINENMINNWYVSQCRMLSPTEWEILNYLTRGFSLAEIASLLDRNVKTIRAHKFNAMTKLGVTSDVGLLDAADILTWSPPAPRSASELM
- a CDS encoding threonine/serine ThrE exporter family protein, with protein sequence MQTDQSSQRVITRLCIQCGLFLLQHGAESALVEELSTRLGIALGMDSVESLISSNAIVLTTIKDGQCLTSTRKNSDRGINMHVVTEIQHIVIMTEHKLLDARDVEKRFAQVKPLRYPRWLVTLMVGLSCACFCQLNKGGWDGAFITFCASSVAMYVRLLLANRHMHPQINFCITAFVATTVSGLMLTLPAFIHSSTVAMAASVLLLVPGFPLINAVADMFKGHINTGLARWAIASLLTLATCIGVVMAMTLWGLRGWM
- a CDS encoding organic hydroperoxide resistance protein, which encodes MSLEKVVYTAKAKATGGRDGRATSSDGVLDVKLGVPKEMGGAGGEVTNPEQLFAAGYSACFLGAMKFVAGRDKIAIPKDAFIEGEVGIGPLPTGFGIEAKLNIHLPGMDAAEAKKLVDAAHIVCPYSNATRGNIDVTLNIIA
- the dnaC gene encoding DNA replication protein DnaC, with translation MKNVGELMKRLQKMMPANTVPAFKTGEELMAWQKEQGAIRSAALERENRAMKMQRTFNRSGIRPLHQNCSFENYRVETEGQMRALSQARQYVEEFEGNIASFIFSGKPGTGKNHLAAAICNELLLRGKSVLIITVADIMSAMKETFGNRESSEEQLLNDLSSVDLLVIDEIGMQTESRYEKVIINQIVDRRSSSKRPTGMLTNSNLEEMNKLLGERVMDRMRLGNSLWVIFNWESYRSRVTGKEY